ATGAGCCCGATGATGCCGCAGGAGATGAGATCGTCCACCGAGATGTGGGAGGGCAGACGGGCGGCCAGACGGGCGGCGATGTACTTGATGAGCGGGGTGTAGTGGAGGATGAGCTCGGAGCGCTGGTCCGGGGTCTTGTCGATGCCGCCGTTGCACTGGACCTGGGCGTAGTCCCGAAGCTTCGTGGGATAGCCTTGCTTGCGCATGGACGACCAGGATGGTGATGCCCCACCGGGCTACGGCTCGCGGTGCATCAGGTTTTTCCAGAAGAACTTGATGTTGCCGTCAGCCTCGGGCTCGGGTCCGTTGCCGAGGATCTGTTCGGAAAGGCGCCGGAGGGATTGGCTCGCCGCCGCCTTGGGATAGAGCTGGGCCACCAGCCGCTGTTGCCGGACGGCGCGCGGTATATGCTCATCATACGGGATGAAGCCCAAGAAGTCTAAGGAAAGTGTGGTCAGGAAGCGGTCGGCCACCGCCCCCAGCTTGCGGAAGACCCCCACGGCCTCCTGCTCGGAGCGGGCGTGGTTGACCAGGATCTGGAAGCGGCGCACCTGGTGCCGGCTGGACAGAACCTTGATGAGGGCATAGGCGTCGGTGAGGGAGGTGGGCTCCGGGGTGACCAGGACGATCCGTTCGGCCGCGGCCAGGATGAAATAGACCACATTGGCGTTGATGCCGGCAGCGGTGTCGATGAGCAGGATGTCGACATCCTCGGCCAGGGCCTCCACCTCGGCCAGGAGATAGAGCTTCTGGCTGTCGGACAGATCGGACAGCTCCAGGATGCCGGAAGCCGCCGGCAGGATGCGCATGCCGCCAGGGCCGGTGGTGACGATCTCGGCCAGGGTCTTGTCCCCGGCCAGCACGTGCTGGATGTTGTGGCGGGGGGCGAGCCCCAGGAGCACGTCCACGTTGGCCAGGCTGAGGTCGGCATCCAGGACCAGAACCCGTTTTCCCTGCCGGGCGAAGACGAAGGCCAGGTTGGCGACGACATTGGTCTTGCCGACGCCCCCCTTGCCGCTGGTGACGCAGATGACCCGGGGCTGCCGGCCTGGCGGGGTGGCCAGGGCCGGCAGGGGGGCGGCGATGGTGGCGGGGCTGGGTGCAGGCATCGTGGTCAGGCCTCCTCGGGATCAGGGAGCGGCTTGGGGCAGGTCCAGGTTGCGGCTCAGGGCTGGCCAGCCCTCGGTGAACAGGGCGGTGATCAGCTCGGGGCTGGCGGCCAGGAGATCGTTGGGGACTCGCTGGCCGCAGGCCAGGAAGGTGAGCGGCAGACCGGCTGCCGCCACCTCCTGGCCCAGGGCGGCGTAGGCCCGGGTTTCGTCCAGCTTGGTGAGCACGAGACCGGCCGGTGCCAGGGGGGCATACTGGGTGAGGAGCTGGGCGGTGTCTTCCTTGCGGGTGGTGCTGGCCAGGACCAGGAGCGGGGTGACGCTGCCGGTGGTGCCGAGCCAGGCGGCCAGCTCATCCACATGGCCCTGGTGGTAGGGGCTGCGGCCGGCGGTGTCGATGATCACCAGATGCCGGTCCCGATGCCGGGCCAGGGCCGGCGCCAAGTCCTGGCGCCGGAGCACCACCTCGCAGGGCTGGCGCAGCACCCGGGCATAGGCCCGGAGCTGCTCCGTGGCCCCGATCCGGTAGCAGTCCATGGACAAGAGGGCCACCTGGAAACCGGCCCGCACCCCGTACCAGGCGGCCAGCTTGGCCGCGGTGGTGGTCTTGCCGACGCCGGTGGCGCCCACCAGGGCCAGCACCAGGGGCTGGCCCGGCACCCCCGGCTCCAGGGTCCGGCAGGCGATCCGGGACAGGACCTCGTCCCGGAAGGCCGAGACCTGGTGCCGGCTGGGCCGAGAGACCGGGGGGGCGACGGCGGGCGCCGGTTGGCTGGCCGGCCGGGGGGCGACGGCGGGCGGCAGGCCCGGCAGCCACCGGTCCACCGGCGCCGGGCCGGCCGGCAGCTGGCCCAGCTCGGCATCGAGGAAGGCCGAGAAGCGGCGACTCAGGTCCTGGGCCTCGATACGGATGTCGTCCCGGGCAGAGCCGGCCGCACCCTGGATGGGTATGGCGTCGGGATCGAACGCCGGCTCGGCGGCCGGTGCTGGCCGGGGGGGCGGCGCTGCCGGCGCGCCGTCCGGATCCACCGCCGCCACCACCTCCACCCCGCGACCCGTCTGGCCCCGGCCGTTCCGGTGCCGGCCGCCCAGCGGGCGGGTGGTGAGGATGAGGGCGTCTTCCCCCAGGTCCCGCTTGATCATGGCCAGAGCGGTCTGGATGTCCGGAGCCTGGTAGCGCTTGATCTTCATGGCTGCCTACCGGCGCTCGACGTTGATCGTGCCCAGGGACTGGATCCTGGTCTGGGCCAGCATCTCGTTGTGGGACAGCACCGCCACCTGGGGCAGGAAGCGCTCGATCAGGCGCCGCAGGTGGCGCCGGATCACCGGCGAGCAGACGATGACCGGCACCAGCCCCTTCTCCGCCACCCGGTCAGCGGCGGCCTGGATGGCATCCAGAATCTTCTGGGCCAGGCTGGGGTCCATGGCCAGGTAGGCGCCCTGCTCCCCCTTCTGGATGCCCTCCCGGAGCAGGTCCTCCACCGGGCTGCCCAGGGTGAGGACCGACAGGCGGCCGGACTCGTCCAGGAGCGGGTGGACGATGGAGCGGGCCAGCTTCTGGCGGACATACTCGGTGAGGATGTCCGGGTCCTTGGTCATGGGCGCGTAGTCGGCCAGGGTCTCGAAGATGGTCAAAAGATCCCGCACCGAGACCCGCTCCCGCAGGAGGTTCTGGAGCACCTTCTGCACCCCGCCCAGGGTGAGCTGGCCGGGCACCAGCTCCTCCACCACCTTGGGGTGGGTTTTGGCCAGGTTGTCCGCCAGCCGCTGCACCTCCTGGCGGCCCAAGAGCTCGTCGGCGTGGCTGCGGATGGTCTCGGTGAGGTGGGTGGCCACCACGGTCGAGGGGTCGACCACCGTGTAGCCGGCCAGCTGCGCCTCGTCCCGCCGGTCCTCGGCGATCCACAGGGCCGGCAGCTTGAAGGCCGGCTCCACGGTGGGGATGCCGTCGATGGTCCTCTTGGCGGTTCCGGAATCCATGGCCAGCCAGTAGCCCATCATCACCTCGCCCCGGGCCACCTCGACGCCCTTCAGGAGGACCACATATTCGTCAGGCCTGAGCTGCAGGTTGTCCCGGACGTGCATGGCCGGGACAACGATGCCCATCTCGGTGGCGAACTGGCGGCGGATGGAGCGGATCCGGTCCAGAAGGTCTCCCTGCTGGCCCTCGTCCACCAACGGAATCAGGCCGTAGCCCACCTCCAGGTCCAGGATGTCGAGGGGCAGCAGGGCGTCGATGGTCTCCGGCGCGCCTGGGGGCGGAGCGGCCGCGGCCTGGCGTCGCTGCTCCTCCTCCACGGCGGCCGCCCCCTGGCGGGTCTTCTCCTGGTAGGCCCAGTATGCCAGGCCCCCCACGGCCACGGCCAGACAGAAGAAGGCCAGATGCGGCAGGCCAGGGATGAGGGCAAAGAAGAAGAGGATGCCGGAGGCCACGGCCATGGCCTGGGGCTGCAGGGCGAACTGGCGGGAGAAGTCCTTGCCCATGCTGGTGTCCGAGGCCACCCGGCTGACGATGATGCCCGCTGCTGTGGAGATGATGAGGGCCGGCACCTGGGACACCAGGCCGTCGCCGATGGTGAGCAGGGTGTAGGTGGCGGCGGCGTCGGCAATGGCCATGCCCTGGCTGAAGATGCCGATGGCCAGGCCGCCGACGACGTTGATCGCCATGATCACCAGGCTGGCGACGGCCTCCCCCCGCACGAACTTGCTGGCACCGTCCATGGAGCCGTAGAAGTCCGCCTCCCGGGAGATGCGGGTCCGGCGCGCCTTGGCCTCGGACTCGTCGATGAGGCCGGCATTGAGATCGGCATCGATGGCCATCTGCTTGCCAGGCATGGCGTCCAGGGTGAAGCGGGCCGCCACCTCGGCGATCCGGCTCGAGCCCTTGGTGATGACGATGAAGTTCACCAGGACGAGGATGAGGAAGATGATGAGGCCGATGGCGTAGTTGCCGCCGACCACGAAGTTGCCGAAGGAGCTGATCACCTGACCCACCGCGCCGACGCCCTCGTGGCCGTGCAGGAGGATGAGCCGGGTGGAGGCGATGTTGAGGGAGAGGCGGAAGAGGGTGGTGACCAGAAGCAGGGCTGGGAAGGTGGAAAAATCCAGGGGCTGGGTGTTGTACATCGCCATCAGGAGGATCACCAGCCCGACGGTGATGCTGAGGGACAAAAGCAGATCCAGGATCAGGGTGGGCAGCGGGATGATCATGACCACCAGAATGGCCACCACCAGGAGCGCCATCGTCAGGCTGGCGGGCTCGAGCCGGAAGACATCCCACCCGGAAGCTGTTTCCGAAGAAGTGGCCATGATCATCTATCCCGCCTGGAGGCCCTAGGCAGATTTGTTGCGGAGTCCATAGACATAGGCCAGGATCTCGGCCACCGCCTGGAAGAGGCTGGCCGGGATGGTATCGCCCACCTGGGTCAGACGGTACAGGGCCTGGGCCAGGGGCTTGTCCTCGACGACGGGCACGCCGTTTGCGGCGGCCAGCTCCCGGATGCGGGCCGCCACCACCCCGGCGCCCTTGGCCACCACCTGGGGAGCGACCATGGTCCGGTTGTCGTAGCGCAAGGCCACCGCCAGTCGGGTCGGGTTGGTGATGACCACGTCGGCGGTGGGCACCGCTTCCATCATGCGGCGCCGGGCCATGGCGTACTGGATGCTCCGGATGCGGCCCCGGACATGGGGATCACCCTCGGTCTGCTTGGCCTCTTCCTTGATCTCCTGCTTGGTCATCCGCATCCGCTCCATGAACTGCCAGCGCTGGAACAGGTAGTCGGCCGCGGCCAGGACCGCGATGATCAGGACTGATTTCAGAAAGATCCAGAAGGAGGTATCGGCGAAGAAGGCCAGGATCTGGATCGGCTCCTGGTCCATGAGCGGCAGGATGTGGGGCAGGGCCTTCATCACCGCTGTGTAGGCCACATAGCCCACCACGACCAGCTTGGCCACGGACTTGACCAGGTTGGCGACCGCCTGCTTGGAAAAGAGCCGGCCCAGGCCGGCAATGGGGCCCAGGCGCTCCAGCTTCGGGGTCAGGGCCTCGTCAGCCACAAAAAAGCCCACCTGGGCGACGTTGGCCAGGAAGGCCACCACCAGGAGGACCAGGGCCAGGGGCAGGGCGATCTGGGCAAACAGCCAGAAGCTGCCGGCGGCCAGCACCGGCGCCTCCGCCTGGCCCAGGGGGATGGTATCCAGGTTGCCCAGAAAATGGCGCATGATGACCTCAAAACGGCCCAGGAAGTACTCGGCGCCCCAGTAGAGGGTCAGGATGCCGGCCAGGAGCACCGCCACCGCCGGGATCTCGACGCTTTTTGCCACCTCGCCCCGGCGGCGGGCCTCCTCCAGGCGCCTCTGGGTAGGCTCTTCGGTCTTCTCCTGGCCGGTGGGCTCCTCAGCCACGCCTTATCCTCCCAGGCCCTGGGCCAGACGGGGCAGAAGCCGCTCCAGGGTCGTGATCTCTTTCAGCAAGAGGGGAGCGAACAGGCCCAGGGACAGCCCGACGAAGATGAAGCCCAGGGCGATGTTCAAGGGCAGGCTGACGATGAGCAGGTTGATCTGGGGCACGGTCTTGGCCAGGATGCCCAGGGCCACCTGGGAGAAGAACAGCACCGCCGAGACCGGGGCCATGATCTTGATGGCCAGAACGAACATGCGGCTGACCCCGGCCATCATACCCCGGAAGGTGGCCTCGGAGAGGGTGAGGCCGCCCGGGGGCACCCAGGCGAAGCTTTCCGCCATGGTGGCAAGGAACAGGTGGTGGCCATCCACGGCCAGGAAGAGCAGGATGGCGGTCAGGTTCCAGAACTGGCCCACCTGAGAGATCTGGGTGCCGAACTGGGGGTCCATGACCCCGGCCATGCCCATGCCCATCTGCACCCCCACCATCTGGCCGCCGGTCTCGACAGCAGCGAAGACCAGGCGGGCGAACAGGGCAAGGATGGCCCCGAAGGTCAGCTCGCTCAGGACCAGCAGCAGGCAGCCGGCGGCACCGGCGGGCAGGTCCCGGGCCGAGACCGGCACCACCCCTACCAGGGCCAGGGCGGTCACCGCCGTGAACAGGGCCTTCACCTGGCTGGGCACGCCCCGGGAGCCGAGAACCGGCATGAGAAAAAGCAGGGTCCCCACCCGGACCATGATCACGGTCAGGATCAGGAGCCTTTCGACCGTCCAGTTGAGAAGAAAGGAATCCGGCATGGCGGCTAGCGGATCATGTCCGGAATCCGCAGGAAGAGACTTTCCACATAGGAGGTCATCTTGCCCATCATCCAGGGGGTGAAGAAGAGCAGGGTGGCCAGCACGGCGACGATCTTGGGCACAAAGGTGAGGGTCATCTCCTGGATCTGGGTGACCGCCATGAACAGCGAAATGAGGACGCCCACCACCATGCCCACCAGGAGCAGGGGACCCGAAAGGAGCAGGGTCAGGACGATGGTCTCCTTGGCCAGACTGAGAACGTCGAGGGTGGTCATGGCAGCTCCTGGGCAGTGAGGCTCGAGCCTTTCAGCCGAAGCTTCGCACCAGGGATCCGGCCAGAAGATGCCAGCCGTCCACCA
This window of the Thermodesulfobacteriota bacterium genome carries:
- a CDS encoding MinD/ParA family protein — translated: MPAPSPATIAAPLPALATPPGRQPRVICVTSGKGGVGKTNVVANLAFVFARQGKRVLVLDADLSLANVDVLLGLAPRHNIQHVLAGDKTLAEIVTTGPGGMRILPAASGILELSDLSDSQKLYLLAEVEALAEDVDILLIDTAAGINANVVYFILAAAERIVLVTPEPTSLTDAYALIKVLSSRHQVRRFQILVNHARSEQEAVGVFRKLGAVADRFLTTLSLDFLGFIPYDEHIPRAVRQQRLVAQLYPKAAASQSLRRLSEQILGNGPEPEADGNIKFFWKNLMHREP
- a CDS encoding flagellar biosynthesis protein FlhF, which translates into the protein MKIKRYQAPDIQTALAMIKRDLGEDALILTTRPLGGRHRNGRGQTGRGVEVVAAVDPDGAPAAPPPRPAPAAEPAFDPDAIPIQGAAGSARDDIRIEAQDLSRRFSAFLDAELGQLPAGPAPVDRWLPGLPPAVAPRPASQPAPAVAPPVSRPSRHQVSAFRDEVLSRIACRTLEPGVPGQPLVLALVGATGVGKTTTAAKLAAWYGVRAGFQVALLSMDCYRIGATEQLRAYARVLRQPCEVVLRRQDLAPALARHRDRHLVIIDTAGRSPYHQGHVDELAAWLGTTGSVTPLLVLASTTRKEDTAQLLTQYAPLAPAGLVLTKLDETRAYAALGQEVAAAGLPLTFLACGQRVPNDLLAASPELITALFTEGWPALSRNLDLPQAAP
- the flhA gene encoding flagellar biosynthesis protein FlhA; translation: MATSSETASGWDVFRLEPASLTMALLVVAILVVMIIPLPTLILDLLLSLSITVGLVILLMAMYNTQPLDFSTFPALLLVTTLFRLSLNIASTRLILLHGHEGVGAVGQVISSFGNFVVGGNYAIGLIIFLILVLVNFIVITKGSSRIAEVAARFTLDAMPGKQMAIDADLNAGLIDESEAKARRTRISREADFYGSMDGASKFVRGEAVASLVIMAINVVGGLAIGIFSQGMAIADAAATYTLLTIGDGLVSQVPALIISTAAGIIVSRVASDTSMGKDFSRQFALQPQAMAVASGILFFFALIPGLPHLAFFCLAVAVGGLAYWAYQEKTRQGAAAVEEEQRRQAAAAPPPGAPETIDALLPLDILDLEVGYGLIPLVDEGQQGDLLDRIRSIRRQFATEMGIVVPAMHVRDNLQLRPDEYVVLLKGVEVARGEVMMGYWLAMDSGTAKRTIDGIPTVEPAFKLPALWIAEDRRDEAQLAGYTVVDPSTVVATHLTETIRSHADELLGRQEVQRLADNLAKTHPKVVEELVPGQLTLGGVQKVLQNLLRERVSVRDLLTIFETLADYAPMTKDPDILTEYVRQKLARSIVHPLLDESGRLSVLTLGSPVEDLLREGIQKGEQGAYLAMDPSLAQKILDAIQAAADRVAEKGLVPVIVCSPVIRRHLRRLIERFLPQVAVLSHNEMLAQTRIQSLGTINVERR
- the flhB gene encoding flagellar biosynthesis protein FlhB — protein: MAEEPTGQEKTEEPTQRRLEEARRRGEVAKSVEIPAVAVLLAGILTLYWGAEYFLGRFEVIMRHFLGNLDTIPLGQAEAPVLAAGSFWLFAQIALPLALVLLVVAFLANVAQVGFFVADEALTPKLERLGPIAGLGRLFSKQAVANLVKSVAKLVVVGYVAYTAVMKALPHILPLMDQEPIQILAFFADTSFWIFLKSVLIIAVLAAADYLFQRWQFMERMRMTKQEIKEEAKQTEGDPHVRGRIRSIQYAMARRRMMEAVPTADVVITNPTRLAVALRYDNRTMVAPQVVAKGAGVVAARIRELAAANGVPVVEDKPLAQALYRLTQVGDTIPASLFQAVAEILAYVYGLRNKSA
- the fliR gene encoding flagellar biosynthetic protein FliR; the encoded protein is MPDSFLLNWTVERLLILTVIMVRVGTLLFLMPVLGSRGVPSQVKALFTAVTALALVGVVPVSARDLPAGAAGCLLLVLSELTFGAILALFARLVFAAVETGGQMVGVQMGMGMAGVMDPQFGTQISQVGQFWNLTAILLFLAVDGHHLFLATMAESFAWVPPGGLTLSEATFRGMMAGVSRMFVLAIKIMAPVSAVLFFSQVALGILAKTVPQINLLIVSLPLNIALGFIFVGLSLGLFAPLLLKEITTLERLLPRLAQGLGG
- the fliQ gene encoding flagellar biosynthesis protein FliQ, which encodes MTTLDVLSLAKETIVLTLLLSGPLLLVGMVVGVLISLFMAVTQIQEMTLTFVPKIVAVLATLLFFTPWMMGKMTSYVESLFLRIPDMIR